From the genome of Setaria viridis chromosome 1, Setaria_viridis_v4.0, whole genome shotgun sequence:
gaagccacgtcactgtcttcgattcgttgaggaaagatccggtggagtaccaagaagtgcaagacatgctaggcttgtaataattctggacctttatctctatgcaaaagtttgtttcctaaattttatccctgttacactatatcattcattattctaatccgcagcgtatggaaataattcataaggacacacaaaggtccattcaaagaaaaacttacatggaacacagacttcccggtacgtatgaagtctgcacatttattacattgtataacaagaatatttcgtaacttattttttttccgcactgaagtgcttaagataggaacccgggaataatctatgtggctactatatctgtgagcacatgcacagttttatgggacccaagggactgaagatgacgccgcacaactttaaagtacgtaaaataaaactattactagttaattattttctagctccttatatgtatttgttcgtgtaacattcacaaatttccaaattatagatgttaaatattcaacaaggactcttgaaggaagaaagagtagcggcaatatgtgaaggtctcattggattcctaatggacgaggtggtagatccaaaaggagaattttattacgatggatgacaattagacactccgaccAGCAACACCatgacgggaagattgtagatagatactttgatttatttgtatatataatgcgcgctaattatgatcgatttgtactagttgaattgtgtatatgaattgtgtataagaattgtgtatatatatagtaattgtataattacaaatcccattagtttaaatactagttgattttgttctaaaaaaatctcaactactaaaggttaacaaaagggccgtgGTACTacatacgtgatgcatgcatgaaaaattcaggcgccaggcagtgccatgcagggcgccatttagtcccggttggaatccagccgggactaaagggtaaccctttagtcccggttgcttttaccaaccgggactaaagggcctgtcccgcgcctggcgtggtaggccctttagtcccggttggtgtcaccaaccgggactaaagggggacctttactcccggttaaaagacccgggactaaagaccccccttttgtcccggttggtttatcccagatggattttcggggatgcaccctaccaaccgggactaaaggccaattctctaccagtgttatgaggaagagagaaggtgAGAAGAGAGAGTTCGAGGAGAGAAAGTGCAGTTTTTCAAGAGATAGCTTATAACAAGAAGGTGTGTTCCATATTTTATTAATTAAAGAGAGGTTGTTGGAGTAGGATGCTTCGAGCAATGTGCTATTATATGAGTTGGATAAGCTTATGGACAATGCATGTACTAACTCAACCATAAAAGTAAGTTTGCATAATTCATCGTGGAATGATACACCGTGGTCAACAGATCTTAGTACAAAGTGCTGGGATCAAAGACCCCGAACAGACGAGGGAAACAAACCGTAAGAGAGAGAAATCATATAATCAAATAGGCACTCTCCCCCAAAGCTCTAGGCTCTATTTAGAGGGAGGAGCACATAACTATTTATATTTATTCCATTGATGAGGTAAAATATTACATATAACTCTCTAAACTTTACAACGGCGTCTGAGAACATTGGAAATAAGGCATACACCTTTAAAAAAAACCGTTAGATGTCGCGAATAGGTCATCGAACCACTAATTCAATCTTTTTTATACGAAGGGGTTCCTAGCCTTGGCATCCTAAGGCGCCCCAACACGAGGATTGAAAAAATTAATATGAACATGGATATTTATTTGAGGTATAGACTCAAACCTTAAGTGAGCAAGTTCCACCATGTAAAAGCTAACTAGTTGCAGTATGCTCAGTTTGCTAAGTTGCGATATTTCTATCGAATCTCGTAAATAAAGATCGTCGGTCAATAAAGACATTGGCTTCTTTAGTAATTCATGGTAATGTAAGACAGTGGAAACTATTCGCAGTTTACCATAAACATATATACCTTCCGTAATGCATACTAAGAGCAGCCACTTCAATCAAAATCCTCGAAGAGAAAGTGCTTTTGGCCATATAACTGAATTGGGTTTCAAACTTTCAATCACCAGATATCCTGATCTATAATTCGTACAATACCCACCGTTAGCATTCTTAGCAAAATCGTGAGAAGCACGGCCTCCATAAATCTGATCCAGATCGAATACTTACAGTTACAGGTTTACTTGACCGGCGGCGTTAGTTGGCTAGGAAAACCAGTGAACAGATCAAATCCACAATCACTACTACTTCACTAGAAAGAACCAAAATGATTATGGAGACAAGAATCTTGTAGCGGTACCATTCCACGAGTTGAATTTTGTCAGCATCGTATGTGGCTTACACATCCGCGCAGAAAAATTTCTGTTCGATTCGCTGAACAGTGACCGCAGAGCTCTTGGATTAAAAGCGATGGACATGCCGCAACAAGCTCGTCCAGCTCAAACAGTGACCGCAGTGGCGTACCTTTGAGGAGATGAAAGCTGAAAAGCCGCGGTAGCTGCCAAGATTGACGGACTCAAGGTCGTCGCTGCAAGGGCAAGGGCGATAATAACCTTAGCAAAGGCGTGACAGTGCCacagccacagcccacagggcATCGCCGCATCGGAGGCGTGTGGACGTGAGATGCTGTAACTGATAATACTCACCCAACGCACTGCTTGTGGATGAAATGGTGATGTAAAATCGTTTTTGAACCCTGGAGCCCTGAGCCAGCTGTGCATCCAACTCAAAGTTCACAGTTCAAACACCAGACTGCCAAACGGCAGGACCAAGCTCGTCAAAACCGCTGCTGCTTCGTTCGCGCTCCATCCTGCCGATCAGAGGTGTTATGTTCCTTCTCTATGAATATTTGCATCTTTTACGTGTCTTATTTGCATATAAGAGGAGTGCTCTCAGGCTTCCTAATATTTTATTGGTTGTCAGTGATGTGGGGGCATTTGACAAAGTCAATGCTCCGCGTTTCCTTCGCTTAGTGCTCTCTCGCAGTATAGTAGGCGAAGCTCATAGTTATAGTCAGTGGCATGTACGAGGCTAGGGATAAGTTCGAATTATGGAATCAAATAAATTTGGATAGCTCTATTTAGAGCAGTTCCAgtgtattaaaaaaattgaatcgTGGATGTGGAAAACCGAACTACGGGTGTGTATCACGGAccaggggtgtttgggaggcatgggctaaactttagcccctgtcacatcggatgtttggacactaattagtagtattaaacataggctaattacaaaactaattgcacaacccctaggctaaatcgcgagacgaatctattaagcctaattagtccatgatttgacaatatgatgctatagtaaccattcgctaatgatggattaattaggcttaatagattcgtctcgcgatttagcctaggggttctactattagttttataattagcttatattcagtcttcctaattagcatccgaacatccgatgtgatagggctaaaatttagcccctgctatccaaacaccgcctaaagtttagtccatgttacattgaatgtttgatactaattttaattagtagtattaaacatagactaattctAAAACCAATTGCAActatggagactaattcacaagacgaatctattaagcctaattaattcataattagcatatatttactgtagcatcacattgtcaaatcatgaactaattaggcttaatagattcgtctcgcgaattagcctccatctgtgcaattgattttataattagctcatatttaattctcctaataaTATTTAAATATTTGACGTGATAGAGTCTAAATTTTAGTCCGCGGAACCAGCTAAATACTTTGCGAACATCGTAAAGTGCAGCTAAAAATTGCACTCCGCAAACGTCCACATCACCGTTGCCGGTCACTCATCACGCCTTCACACGCCGACGAGCTGCACTCGGAGGTCCTCTGATGAAGCCTGCCGGTCACTACATGCAGGGCACGGCAGAAGCAGTAGGCCTGGAGATCTCATCGGTGAGATGGAGTAGAGCTTCTCCAACAGTCATttaataaatttttttcaaacatCCTAATATCCTTTCGTTGTTATTGGAAGAGTTGATTTTAGAAGAGTCAAAGCAACTCTAAAATCTTCCTTAAATTACCCTTAATACCTTAATTAGGGAGAAATTAATtagggagaaaaagaataaCCTCCAACAGCTCCCAAAAGATCCCGCAAACATACAACGACTCCGTATCCCGGCTTCCTCGCTCGCATGTTTCCACCGGCTCTCGGCACTCCCAATCCACGTTTTTTTTTCCACAAGAGGCGACGTGGCACGTCGTTATTTTTCTCCCCGTGAAAAAGTCactcgttttaatttttctccCCACGAAAACGTTGCTAGTTTTATTCTCCCACACGAATAtccttttttcaaaaaaaaagtcgtTGGTTTTCTTTTCACGGTAGAGAGTGCCCCCACAAATGGATAATGTCTAGCACTTAAAGTTTTTAGCAACTTTTTTCTAGGTACTGTTGGAGAGAGGAACTTTTTAGCTcttaatattttttagaaaggTCCCCAGTTTTTGGAAGTCTATTTTTGGGGCACTCTTGAGATGCTctcacaactcctcctttatttggGGAGAGTTGAGGGAGAGTTGAGGTGAATTATTAGTTTGTCCAATAGTTAttggaaataaaggaaagattAAGGGAGTTTGTCGGAGCACTATTTTTCAACAACTCTACCAATATGATACTTGGATCGGGGAATGGGGATGATCTGTTTGAGATACTTTTAAacaatcactactagaaaaataaccTTTCATCCACtcccttagtaccggtcacattttgacccgatactaatgttagcattagtaccgggtccaaatttgaGATCCCCCGAAGGTCTTTTAGTACGGGGTGGTGTTACGACCTGATACTAAAAGGTCTagaacttttagtaccgggtactaacaccacccagtactaaagggatacttttagtaccgggtggtgttatgacccggtacttaAGGCCCTtcacgggttacttcaaaaggatagCATATCTACCTCCATCACATGCGCTGCGTAGGTGGGATGTCAAGAAAAGCTCgcgtgaggcttgaggtcataGGCTCGAATCCTACAAATCGCGCACGACGCGAGACTTTGTTTTTTGGTGCGAAACAAGTgttaccaaccagtactaaaaacAAGTGTTATCAATCAGTACTAAAGGGATCCCTTTAGTATTGACCCAGTCCTACTgtacaatcggtactaaagagtgcttggaaccggtactaaaaagcAGAATCCTCAGTAGTGAGTGAAGAAGCTATCTCGGTGGGGGAGTGAAGGCATGTACGCCTAGGCCTATGATCACGTATGTTTGTTTGGGGTGGTTCGGAGTGAACGTGGATGGTTTGTTTTTATGAAGGCCGGGGTGTTTTGTTCCTTAAAAATAGCTTTAAAAAGTGAATTTCTAGTAATGGTCATGAGGCGAACCGTCCCTTAAAATAGGAGCGGATGGACCGATTTTTAGAGGCAGTTTATAAGGAGCATCTCCTAGAAATTAAACCACCACTGGAAAACATCATGATGCACCCTGGAAAATTAGGAATAATCCTTTAACCATCTGATCCCCCTCTCTCTTATCCTCTCCACCCACAcatcctcccttctctctcactTATCCTCCCATGCGCTGATCCTCCTACATTCCTCCTCTATTTCCCCCATGTTTTCCTCCACTCCCACGTAAGAACACACAAGGACGAGCGATCACAGGCTGGAGGTTGGTTGGTGGGCGAGCGGGCAGCTCCGACGTTGTGGCAGGTGCGGGCGTGCGGCGGCACGCCTAGCTTGGGTGCCGGAGGTGTGGAAAGTATTTTTTTCTGCACTAAAAATTCACAATTTTTTCTGCACTAAAAATTCACATAACCTTCAAAAGTAGTATATATAGTTTGGTGAATTTAGTTTTAAGGTTTAAACGATGCATATGTGTTTTCATGCAAAATGGGTTCATCTGCATCTGTTTTATCACCACaaaagtttcatgaattttatAAGTGATTTGAAGGTCGTTTTGATTAAGAGAAAAGAGGTTAGATCAAATCCTTGAGAAATGGCTTCCAAACAAACCGAGGCAGGTGGaaccgttttttttttttttgcgactAAAGTGGAACCGGTTAAGTACTGCTAGAAGCATAGTTATTAGTCTATTAGCAAGGACCGCACACAATAGGCTTCGGCGAAAAACATCATTAAGGTGCTTGGACAGGAGGGAACCAAGAACCAATTGTAATCTCTTACCACATTAGTGTTATAAAGACTATTGTGCTTGTGCCCCGAAATATTTTTAGCATGCAGTGGTTGCGAGGATATAATAATAGCGTAAATTGTAAAGTGATGTTTGGTCCCCCATGTGTAAACCAAATTTTGAGGAGTATAAAGATAGATCGGTTGATCTTAATTATTTCATTGATGATGCGTTTATATCTTGGAATATCATTGTCACTTGCTGATCTATCAGAGTGTGCTGCAGTTGGCCGTCTGGAAGGAGAGCTGGCCCTTGCCGATGTCGAAGAGGAGGTGCATGTTCTGCTGCTGGAAGTTGCCGATAATGCTTATCTCGAACGCTTCGAAGATAGCCATGCAGGCCGTCGACTTGTCTATTGGCGCCCAGTAGTTCTCCGGAGGCAGGGCCAtgtccgcgccgccgctgaaGTGGAACACGAGCGTCGGCACAAAGCTGTCCAAGTCGCCCCGTGCCACACACAGCGCCATCCCACCGCCATCTCCCCCCGGAGGTGGCACGAGGCTGCCGTTCAGCTGCCGGGCAAGCTCGTCGGTTAGCGGCTTGTACGCGTCTTCGACGAGCGATGTGAAGGGGCTGCCGGAGTCGATGATGACCCCGCCCGCCCAGAACCCCTGGTCAAGGCGCCGGAGATCGAACACCGAGCTCTGGATGGGCAGCTTGGTCTTGCCGACGGTGATCCCCACCAAAGGGAGGTAGTAGAACAGGCTGTAGGGGTAGTCCTTGGGGTTCTCCGCGAACGGCATGGACGTcacggggccgccgccgccgctcaggcTCGCCGCGGCGCCGACGAACAGGAGGCTCGACGCGCCGTTGTTGTGGAAGTAGGGCGTGAGGCAGTAGGAGAACTTGGTGGCGCCCGTCTGGGAGACAAGCGACAGGCGTCCGCGGCCGAGCCCGATAAGGCTCGACGCGCCGCGGAGCGCCCCCTGCGTGAGCCGCGAGAAGCTCACGCACCCGAAGGCGAGCGTCGCCACGCCGGACTGGAACGCAAAGGCGTCGGTGCCGAGGAAGCCGATGACGCTGCCGGCGCCGTATAAGACCCGGAACGTGCAGCTGCCGTCCAGGGCGCAGAAGTGCACGCTGTTGGCCGCGCAAGCCCTGTCCCTGCACAGCACGGGCGCGAAGCTGCCGGAGGCCGATGCGTTGAAGTAGGGCAGGTCCTGCCGCTCGCATGACTTCCGGAGGCATGCCGTGGACTGCGTCCAGATgaggtcgctgccggtgtcgaTGAGTGCCTCCACGCGCTGCGGCGGGTCGCCGATCAGGTACTCCGCGATGTACTGCCGGGTGGCCCAGTGCACGGGCGcactcacgccgccgccgccgcttgcacGCATGGAAGCCAGGCGCTGCTGTGTGACAGCGACGGCACGCTGCACGCGCTCCTCCGTGGTGTAGCTCCCCTTGGCGTTGACGTGGGTGAGCTTCATGCGGACTCCTGTGGCGCtagcggtgccgccgccgccgctgcatgtTATTACAGCGCTGAGGCACAGGAGCCCGAGTAATACCAATGTCGTTGGCGCCATTTTCGATTTCAACTTTGTTCTTGCCGAGACTTATTGTAGTTGTAGCCGTTTAATACCAATGTGCATGTATGTGCATCAGTAAATGTGTATACAGGAAGACAATTCTGATCTCCAGCTTGTGGGTGAGCAATATATGGGTGGCCGTGCAAAAACGGCTGACTACACGTTGACTCTAGTTACTATCAAAATAATTATATACTGCCAGAGCTTGATGACGACAGGACAATGCTGCCAAGGCTCAAGTGTAGAGGAATAATACGTAATAATCTGGGTCCTTCTCGATTGATTCTAATTTCTATTTTCTTCTCGCGAAGACCTTATCCGTTGGACGGTGATAGTTAGAATGGACCAAGATTCCATATGGGCTAATACTTTTAAGAAACATAGAATTATAAAATAACAattataaattcatagaaaaatgatCTCTCATCTCACACCTTAGTACTGGCCACATTTCAACCTGGAACTAATGCtaccgggtccaaatttagTAGCCCTAgaggccttttagtactggATCATAACACCACCGGTACTAATCGTGGTgctatgacccggtactaaaactATAAGGACTTTTAGTATTAGGTCATAACACCACTTGGTACTAAAATGTTactttaaaaagaaaaaatatctcTTAGTCCATCACATGTGTTGTGtcggtgagatggtaaggaaggttcGCGTGAGGTTTGAGGTCGCGGGTTCGAATCTCACGCACgcatattacgcatgaaaatcacgtgacttgCGACTTATGATGTTGTGCGTGTGTGCGAAactatttagtaccggttagtgtTACCAACTAGTACTAATttggccctttagtaccgggtggatgACTAGTACTAAAGGGATCCTCTTTAGTACTAACACAGCGATACCGATTGCcaaaccagtactaaagggtagCGTTTAGAGCCTATACCAAAGATCACTTCTCTAGTGAGAGCCTGTAGCTAATACTAAAAGTTACTTACATTGCTCTCTCTGTTAATTATTATATCACAATACTTATAAGAATATGTACTTATTGTTTATCTAGTTTTAATAGACTTTAATTAGCAATTACTCCAGGTATACATTATACCTTTTTCTCCATGTT
Proteins encoded in this window:
- the LOC117845937 gene encoding aspartic proteinase nepenthesin-1, with amino-acid sequence MAPTTLVLLGLLCLSAVITCSGGGGTASATGVRMKLTHVNAKGSYTTEERVQRAVAVTQQRLASMRASGGGGVSAPVHWATRQYIAEYLIGDPPQRVEALIDTGSDLIWTQSTACLRKSCERQDLPYFNASASGSFAPVLCRDRACAANSVHFCALDGSCTFRVLYGAGSVIGFLGTDAFAFQSGVATLAFGCVSFSRLTQGALRGASSLIGLGRGRLSLVSQTGATKFSYCLTPYFHNNGASSLLFVGAAASLSGGGGPVTSMPFAENPKDYPYSLFYYLPLVGITVGKTKLPIQSSVFDLRRLDQGFWAGGVIIDSGSPFTSLVEDAYKPLTDELARQLNGSLVPPPGGDGGGMALCVARGDLDSFVPTLVFHFSGGADMALPPENYWAPIDKSTACMAIFEAFEISIIGNFQQQNMHLLFDIGKGQLSFQTANCSTL